The stretch of DNA ACCATGAATGGCAGGACGCCGGCGCTTTGCGCCAGGGGTTCTACACCAACCTCGGCCCGGGCGACTATCGTTTCGAGGTGATGGCGGCCAACGAGGACGGCTTGTGGAGCGCTGCGCCTGCCAGCCTGAGCTTTCGTATCGCGCCGGCGTTTTACCAGGCGCTCTGGTTCAAACTGATGTGCGCGGCGCTGCTGGCGGGCGGCGTGTATCTGCTATACCTGCGGAGGCTAGCCTACCTGACCGCGCGCGCCGTCGAGCGCATGCGTACCCGGCTGGAAGAACGCGAACGCATCGCCCGCACGCTGCACGACACCTTCCTGCAAAGCGTGCAAAGCTTGATCCTGCGCTTCCACAGCATCAAGGCGGTGCTGCCGAAGAACGCTGCGGTACAGCAGCAGATCGATGCCGCACTCGACGCCGCCGACACCGTGGCCGATGAGGGCCGCGACCAGTTGATGGGCCTGCGCGTGCATTACGGCGGTGGCAGCGCCCTGGCGCCAGTGCTCAAAGAAGCCGGCGTCGCTGCAGCGACCCAGTACGGCGTGGAGTTCTCGCTGAGTGAGTCGGGCACCCAGCGCGCGCTGCAGGTCGAGGTCGGAGACGAACTGTTTGCCATCGGCAGAGAAGCCGTCGCCAACGCGCTGCGCCATTCCGGCAGCGCGCAGGTGATGGTGCAGCTAATTTATGATGCGTCCAGCTTCACGATGGAAGTGCGCGACCACGGCAAGGGCCTCGACGACGAAGTGCGCCAAACCGGGCACCGCGACCGCCACTGGGGGCTGACCGGCATGCAAGAACGCGCCGCCCGCATCGGCGGCAAGCTGGCCATCCACAGCAAGCGCGGCGAAGGTACCACCATCGTGGTGAAACTTCCTGCGAGCCTGGCTTATCGGTAAAGAGGGCATTCTTGCGACCTCCACAGTTATTTGCCGGCGCCGATCCCGACGGGCAAGCGGAAAAATGAAAAAGGCCAGCATCGAGGCTGGCCTAAGTCATTGATTTTGGTCGGGGCGAGAGGATCCAAACCTCCGACCCGTGCATCTCATGCGCGGGTGCAAATCCCTCAAACGTAGAATTAATGCGGTGTTTGCATAGAACTGTTTAATATCCAGCACCTGTATGATGCAGCGTTGCAAGGGTATTTTATGATCCAAATATGAAAAATTAGATAGGTTTTCACTTTTTCTTTAGAGGATCGACTTTCCAACGCGCAGCAAGCCACTCAAAATCCTGAAAAATAGTGTCTTTTTTATCCTTGTTTCGGAGCTCGATTATCATCGCTTGGGAGGCAGCGTAAACTTTCAATACGTTGGAGCATTGCATCTGCTTATACAGTGACTCAGAAAAAGCTCCGGACCGGATCCCACCTGCAATGAATTCATGATTGTTGAGCACACGGAGGACACACTTGCCTTCTGCTGATCCCAGATCCAAGGTGCTGAACTTCACTTGGCTCTCGTTCAGACGGTAGACCTCCTCGATACACCTCAACAAATCTTGATCGCTTTTCTGATGCATTACGAGATCAATGGTCGCACGCAATCTTGCAAGCTTTCCATTGTGATAGATGATATATGCAGCGGCTAAAGCAGATAAAAGAAAGGCTCCTGTTTGTATCCAGAAGCCTAAACTTTCGCCTAACCACAAGATGACCTTGGTAGACTGTACGGGATCGCTCACTTAGCCATCCCAACCTTCGCGATATCGGTTCATAATTTCCTCCTAAAATGACACCAGAAAAATTACCTGATCCAAGGTGTATGCAGAAAGTCTACATCAAATTTGATCAATGGGTATGCACCATATCAAACTTATTGCGTTCCCGCAACGGCCCTGAAATTCTACGACCGATCACAATCATCTGGTTGTGATGCGAAAAAGGGTTTCGCCAGAAATCCTACTTACGGGAAAGCAAACTAGAATGTACAATATTTCCTCATGGACACATTTTATAGGAAGTTTATGAAACTCGCTGCTTTCCTCACGACTACCGTGACGGCTCTAGTTCTCCCCGCATCGGCGCAAAATCAAACCCAGCTTGCCAGCACCCGAGCAGTGTACGAGTGCAGCTCTAGCGGTTGTGTTGTCAGCTGCAAAAACGCCACAGGTGTATGGGTCGAACTCGACCACGCGATCAATTACGTCTATATGGACAGCTATGTGAGCGGCAACACCAAGTTCACCTTTGAAGATGGTTCAAGAGGCGTTCGAACTTACATGCTGTCGCCGGCAAACTTGCCTTGCAAGGTCGACGGCCAACGGTAGCTACAGGCTAACGCGACTATCGGCTGCAGGCGATGACCGGCCGCTGCTGTCCCTCATACTTCAAATCGGGACTCTCCTCGATGTGGAAGCGGGCCGCCAAGCGCAAGAAGATCGAAGTGGGGGCGATGTTCAAGGATATCCGCGCCCTGGGCGCCACGGACGCGGCACGGGGCCGCATCGCGACGGGTGAGGTCCAGACGCAGTTGGCCCATACATCCTCCCAGACGACCGACATCTATATCAAAGAAGCGATCCCGGATGTGTCGGAAATTGTGATGGACCTGCCATGGGCCGACGAGGCGAAATAGCACAAAGCCCGGCGAACATATTAGACAATCGTCTAATATACAGCGCTGGGCTTTTATACAGTTCCTACTCTAAGTATTTGATTTTGTTGGTCGGGGCGAGAGGATTCGAACCTCCGACCCCGTGCACCCCATGCACGTACGCTACCAGGCTGCGCTACGCCCCGACGAACGGCTTATTATAGCAGCGCGTTTAAGTATTTGTCATGTTTGCCGGGCGCAGCTAAGATGGCGTCATGGATACCGCCGATCTCGAACACGCCGCCGCCCTGCTCCAACAAGCCGACCTGCTGATCATCGCGGCCGGCGCCGGCATGGGCGTCGATTCCGGCTTGCCGGATTTTCGCGGCAATGAAGGTTTCTGGCGGGCCTATCCTGCCCTCGGTCGCGCGCGCATGGCGTTTACCAGCGTCGCCTCGCCCGCCACGTTTCATGCAGATCCGGCGCTGGCCTGGGGATTTTACGGGCACCGGCTCAATCTCTACCGCGACACGCAACCACACGTCGGCTTCACGCTGCTGAAGCGATGGGGCGAACGCATGCAGCATGGCGCCGCAGTCTTCACCAGCAATGTCGATGGCCATTTTCAGAAAGCCGGCTTCGATCCGCAGCGCATCCTGGAATGCCACGGCTCTATCCACCATCTGCAATGCCTGACGCCCTGCGGCGATCATATCTGGCCGGCGGATGGCTACACGCCGCAAGTGGACACCGTCAACTGCCAGTTATTGAACCAGCCGCCCACTTGCCCGCACTGCGGCGCATTGGCGCGGCCAAATATTCTGATGTTTGGTGACAGTGGCTGGATCGAGTCGCGTGCCAGCGCCCAGGAAGCGCGTCTGCACGCGCTGCTGCACAAAGCCAGCAAGCCGCTGGTGATTGAACTGGGCGCTGGAGTGGCAATTCCATCGGTGCGCCATTTCGGCCAGTCCGTGATCCGCCACCACAACGGCCGCATGATACGGATTAACCCGCGTGAGCCGCAGGTCGCCAGCCCGCAGGATGTGGGGCTGGCGGCCAACGCGTTGATGGCGTTGAGCGCCATCAACGCGCTGCTATAACCGGTTTATACCAATTTAACGGTAATCGGGGAGAGGCCGGCAACCTTGCCTTCCAGGACATTACCGCGCACCACCGCGCCCACACCTTCCGGCGTGCCACTGAAGATCAAGTCGCCCGGCGCCAGCGTGAAATAGGTCGACAGGTTGGCGATGGTTTCGCTGACCGACCAGATCAGCTCCGAAATATGCGACGACTGCTTGGTCACGCCATCCACATCCAGCTGGATCGCGGCGTGGTTGATGTCGCCCGCATCTTCGGCGCGGGTGATCAGGCCGATCGGCGCGGAGTAGTCGAACGCCTTGCCGATTTCCCACGGACGGCCGACGTCGCGCATCTTGAATTGCAGATCGCGGCGCGTCATGTCGAAGCCGACCGCGTAGCCGAAGATGTGCGAGGCCGCATCTTCCACCGAAATATTGGCGCCGCCCTTGCCCAGCGCGACCACCAGTTCGCACTCGTAGTGCAGATTATTGGTCAGCGGCGGGTACGGCAGTTCCAGCACGCGGTTCGGCGCGGCCGGCACCACGGCCTGGGCGTCGCCCGGCTTGGAGAAGAAGAATGGCGGTTCGCGGGTCGGGTCGGAACCCATCTCGCGCGCGTGGCCGGCGTAGTTGCGGCCGACGCAGTAGACGCGGCGCACCGGGAACAAGTCGGAAGTGCCGGCGACCGGCAGGCCGACGATGTCATGGGCGGGAATTACGTAGGCAGTCATGATGCTCCTGTAGGCTGTAGAGGGACATCACGCATGGTACAACAGCAGCCAACCGCGTGCAGCGGAAGGATACATTAAGAGACAAATCAGCTCAGCAGCAGCGCCTTCATGGCGACCCGGTACCCTTCCACAAGGGAGTTGCGGTCCATGTCCGGACGGTGCAAGGCGCGGATCGGCAGGCCGTGGAACAGCGACACCATGGTGTTGATGCGGCCGTCGAGCAGCGCGTCGTCAACCGGCAGGCCGCGCCGTTCGCGTTCGCGCTTGATGATGGGCCGGAACTCGGCCATCGCCACCACGTCGGAAGCGCGCATGGCGTCGGCGATCTTGGGATTGCGCGCCGCTTCGGCAAACATCTCCAGCGGCAGCTGGAAGTACTGCGGATCGAGGTTTTCGTCGATGTGGCGCGGCGCCTCGTCGATCATCGATTGCAGCGGATCGTCCTTGCCGCTCAATTCGCGCAACTGCGCCGCCACATGCTCCGACTCCAGGTCGACGAAGGCCATGATGATGGCTTCCTTGTTGTCGAAGTAGTTGTAGATGTGGCCCGCGCTCATGCCGGCTTCTTTCGAAATCTCGGACATGCTGGCGCCATGGAAGCCGCTGCGCGCGAAGCACACGGCAGCGGCCTGCAAAACCTGGTTACGGCGACTCTGCGCCCGTTCCGGGTCAGTGCGTCGCTTGACGTGGGATTTCATGGAGCGGTCCTTGGGTAATATGAAAAGATCAAACCGGTGGACGCCAGTGCGGCGTCCACCGTGCAGCATCAGCGCTGCGGTGGCAACTCAGGCTGCCAGCCGCCGCCCAGCACCTTATACAAGGTGACGGCGTTGCTGTTTTTTGCAAGGCGCGTGGTGATCAAACCTTGCTGCGCCGTGTACAGCGCGCGTTGCGACACCAGTGCGTTCAGGTAGGTGTCAGCCCCCTGGCGATAACGCGCTTCGTTGATGGTGTAGCTCTTCTGCGAAGCCTCGACCAGCGCCTGCGACGACGCCAGACGCTGATCCAGCGTGCCGCGCGTGGCCAGTGCATCGGCCACTTCGCGGAACGCGGTCTGGATCGACTTCTCATACTGCGCCACCGAGATGTCCCGATCGGCCTTGGCGATATTCAGGTTGGCGCGGTTGACGCCTCCATCGAAGATCGGCAGGTTGATCTGCGGCGCAAAGCTCCACGTCGACGAACCGGCCTTGAACAAGCCGGACAAGGTGCTGCTGGCGCTACCGCCCGACGCCGTCAGCGAAATGCTCGGGAAGAAGGCGGCGCGCGCCACGCCGATATTGGCATTGGCGGCGCGCAGCGAGCGCTCCGCTTCCTGCACGTCCGGACGCGATTGCAGCAGGTCCGATGGCAGGCCGGCCGGAATCGCCGCCAGCTGCGTCACCTCTTCCAGCTCGCCGGTTGGCAGCAGCTCGTCCGGCACGGCGCTGCCGACCAGCAGCGCCAGCGCATTCTGGTCCAGCGCCACCTGCGCGGTGTAGACCGCGGCGTCGTTGCGCGCGGTTTCCACGCTGGTCTGCGCGTCGTACATATCGGTGCCGGCCACCACGCCGGAAGCGAAGCGCTTGCGGCTCAGGTCATAGCTGGTCTGCTGGCTTTTGACGGTCTCCAGCGACAGCTTCAAACGCTGCTGATCGGCGATCAGCGTCAGGTAGGCATTCGCCACTTCCGACACCAGCGTAATCTGCTGCGTGCGGCGCGCTTCCTCGGTGCCCAGGTAGCTTTGCAGGCCAGCCTCGGACTGGTTGCGCACCTTGCCGAAGAAGTCCAGCTCATACGAAGACATCACCAGGCCGCCGTTGTACTGGCGGTTGACGATCGACTGGCCGGTGCCGGTCATGTTGGACGGCGTGCGCGAGGCGCTCTGGCTAACGTTGGCCGACAGTTTCGGCAGCAGCGCCGCCGTGTCGATGTTGTACTGCGCCTTGGCCTTCTCGATGTTGAGAACCGACACGCGCAGGTC from Duganella dendranthematis encodes:
- a CDS encoding DUF4760 domain-containing protein — translated: MSDPVQSTKVILWLGESLGFWIQTGAFLLSALAAAYIIYHNGKLARLRATIDLVMHQKSDQDLLRCIEEVYRLNESQVKFSTLDLGSAEGKCVLRVLNNHEFIAGGIRSGAFSESLYKQMQCSNVLKVYAASQAMIIELRNKDKKDTIFQDFEWLAARWKVDPLKKK
- a CDS encoding SIR2 family NAD-dependent protein deacylase, with product MDTADLEHAAALLQQADLLIIAAGAGMGVDSGLPDFRGNEGFWRAYPALGRARMAFTSVASPATFHADPALAWGFYGHRLNLYRDTQPHVGFTLLKRWGERMQHGAAVFTSNVDGHFQKAGFDPQRILECHGSIHHLQCLTPCGDHIWPADGYTPQVDTVNCQLLNQPPTCPHCGALARPNILMFGDSGWIESRASAQEARLHALLHKASKPLVIELGAGVAIPSVRHFGQSVIRHHNGRMIRINPREPQVASPQDVGLAANALMALSAINALL
- a CDS encoding fumarylacetoacetate hydrolase family protein, coding for MTAYVIPAHDIVGLPVAGTSDLFPVRRVYCVGRNYAGHAREMGSDPTREPPFFFSKPGDAQAVVPAAPNRVLELPYPPLTNNLHYECELVVALGKGGANISVEDAASHIFGYAVGFDMTRRDLQFKMRDVGRPWEIGKAFDYSAPIGLITRAEDAGDINHAAIQLDVDGVTKQSSHISELIWSVSETIANLSTYFTLAPGDLIFSGTPEGVGAVVRGNVLEGKVAGLSPITVKLV
- a CDS encoding TetR/AcrR family transcriptional regulator: MKSHVKRRTDPERAQSRRNQVLQAAAVCFARSGFHGASMSEISKEAGMSAGHIYNYFDNKEAIIMAFVDLESEHVAAQLRELSGKDDPLQSMIDEAPRHIDENLDPQYFQLPLEMFAEAARNPKIADAMRASDVVAMAEFRPIIKRERERRGLPVDDALLDGRINTMVSLFHGLPIRALHRPDMDRNSLVEGYRVAMKALLLS
- the adeC gene encoding AdeC/AdeK/OprM family multidrug efflux complex outer membrane factor, with the protein product MKKSLFTMAALAMLAGCSLAPVYERPAQPVAQTFPHGEAYQGVPQAAADAKPVSQILWREYFADPKLRKVIELALANNRDLRVSVLNIEKAKAQYNIDTAALLPKLSANVSQSASRTPSNMTGTGQSIVNRQYNGGLVMSSYELDFFGKVRNQSEAGLQSYLGTEEARRTQQITLVSEVANAYLTLIADQQRLKLSLETVKSQQTSYDLSRKRFASGVVAGTDMYDAQTSVETARNDAAVYTAQVALDQNALALLVGSAVPDELLPTGELEEVTQLAAIPAGLPSDLLQSRPDVQEAERSLRAANANIGVARAAFFPSISLTASGGSASSTLSGLFKAGSSTWSFAPQINLPIFDGGVNRANLNIAKADRDISVAQYEKSIQTAFREVADALATRGTLDQRLASSQALVEASQKSYTINEARYRQGADTYLNALVSQRALYTAQQGLITTRLAKNSNAVTLYKVLGGGWQPELPPQR